The following DNA comes from Silurus meridionalis isolate SWU-2019-XX chromosome 14, ASM1480568v1, whole genome shotgun sequence.
AAGTAGCTCATATAAGAAATGCAAGATTTAATGGTGAAAATCGAACGATTGCTGCGATATTATCAGTCACAAAGATGGCAGTGAATGATGCCCTGATTTACGCTAACAAAAATTACATTATCTGAATATTTAGTTGTATTAAAGCTGCAATGTTGAGtgtcttttacattttctgtctCTCGCATTGTTATTTCTGCTGAATAGCTGATTTTTCTTGCAATAGAAAAGACCACGATCGCTTTGTTACTCTTTGATAACACTAAAACACCAACAATGCCTAATAGATAACGTCGATCAAGTCATGCCAAAGTGCAAACTACTCGAGTTTCCAGCTTTGCATTGCTTTCTAAAACCTGTTTgaattgtgtgtaaatgaaaagtTGGTAAAATACCTTCAGCATTAACTCGATCACTTCGGGATCTCCCGTGACGTGGCAGGACCTTATAGGCTTCATCACACTGCACTTCTATGCACATATCCTGGTTATCAGCattactgttgttgttttttaggcTTGGGTCATCGCATGAACATTTGCTTGCTGTCCATGTGCTGTCTCGTCTATGCATGCAAGCGttgactggatttttttttttttttgcatttctagGAATCTCTGGGAAAAGCCAGATCCTCTTTGCATTGGTTTTCACAACACGTTATTTGGATCTGCTCACCTCCTTCATTTCTCTCTACAACACATGCATGAAGGTAAGCagttatttgtataatttttgtaGATGCAAACAATTTAGAGTTTGCATTCACCCCAGCGTTTATTCCCCCTTTACTTTCTCTTACTAGATCATCTACGTTGGATGCGCCTATGCCACTGTGTACCTAATCTACATGAAATTCAAGGCAACTTATGATGGAAACCATGACACCTTTAGAGTAGAGTTTCTAGTAGTTCCAGTGGGAGGCCTGGCCTTTTTGGTCAACCATGACTTTTCCCCTTTGGAGGTAGGTTACATGTAAAGGTCATTCTGTATGAATTGATTTTGCATACCAGAAAGGAGGCAAACTGTCCCTATGTTATGAAATCAGATCCTGTGGACCTTCTCCATCTACCTGGAGTCAGTGGCCATCCTGCCTCAGCTCTTCCTGATCAGTAAGACCGGAGAGGCTGAAACAATCACCACCCACTATCTGTTCTGCCTGGGTGTCTACCGTGCCCTCTATCTCTTCAACTGGATTTGGAGGTTCTACTTTGAGGGCTTCTTTGACATGATTGCCATTGTGGCTGGGGTGGTCCAGACCATCTTGTATTGTGACTTTTTCTACCTTTATGTCACAAAAGGTAAGGACAAGaagttaaaacaaaacaaaacagagagaGTAAATCGCTTAGTGATTTGTTGTCGGGTTCAAAACTCCACTTCTGGGGAACCAGTGTCCTGCATTGAATTGAGTTTTTGCTTCTCCTACCATACCTGATCCAGGTCATGATTGTCGTAATTATCTTATCAGTTGGCTTGAATGGGACAGTTTCCCAGGACTGGAGTTGAGAACACCCTTTATTCAAAGGGTCATGTTACTTAAAAACAAATGACAGTCCGATGAGCTATGGTGATAATTGATTGGGGAACAAAGCTGTTTGATTAAGACCCTGTTCTGCCATTATTTTTGTGGTCCATACAGTGCTGAAAGGAAAGAAGTTAAGCTTGCCAGCATAAGTGCCAAAGAACAGAAGACCTGTGTCACCATTCAGACTCATATGGGGGGCACGGGCCAGCAATGCCACAGCAAGAGGCCGAAGACAGAAAGCGCATGTGAAACTGCAGCTATTTGTGAAAATGTCATCTGGATAGAAAAAAACGACAGCACAATGACTGCAATGAGGACTTCTCGTGGATTTGGCAATGGAAATTTTTGTTTTCAGCATCTTGCAATACCTTTTtagtgctgtttaaaaaaaaaaaaaaagtaaacctaCTTTTCTATGTGAGGTGTTCCacaagtttaaacatttaatgttagATTGGCCAGATTAAACACACCCTTTAACTCCTACTACAAGTACttttgaaatttttatttgtggtCCTACAGTTTCTAGAAGTCTCGGATCAGGTAAAGTTTGTTATTTGACATAAGTGACATTCTTATCCACAGAATTTTTTGAAACCATCTAATTTTTCACTGTAACATGAAATTGCTTTAGACTCCGAAGGCCTTTCCATGttcataaatacacaaatgcCTTTTATTCAGTTAAACAGCATTATAGACACTATATAAGCAGAAATGTCTTTTAAAATGAGTGTTTTGTACTGCCAAATCATTCAGCACTGATTATTCAATATATTGGCTCCAAATTATTCTGGATTTTGTATCTCTGTTAAGGCTGTAGTCATCAGTACTCATGATGTAATGCACAACACAGGACAAGataatattaatagtagtatAATTGAGTATTTTGTGCTTTAGATGCAATAATTTATCAACAAAGCCCATGGAATTTAATATGGTGTGCATATTATCAAAAAGATCTGgagagagtgaatgtgtgtgtttgtgtatatatacagatttCATAGaacatgtgtttttgttttggataCTTATTCATATATTCAGTATGCTTGATGTCCCCCTTCATGAGTCATTCTGCTAGGGTTTtcatttttgttgagtttttaCTTTATCGCctccaataaaaaaattttttacaggccaattcttttttttgttgtgtaaccctcattttgccttttttcaaaatattaatGCAGTTGAGGTTTCACACTATTTAATCAAAACATGGAAATTTCAATTTAACATggtttatttataatgaaaagGCTTTTAGCTCGTTCTTTTAATAACTAAATTGTGTCTTACAACATAGATGTAGGATGTGAAGAATTTTTAGCAAATTCAAGTGTAGATGTGTGCAACAGTTacacatacagtgcattcaAGAACATAAGCAAAAATCCTTTATAATAAACTACAGTAAAAGCAGGAAGTAAATAttgctggaaaaaaagaaaaagtaaaaaaaaaaagtaggcatCAGATACCCACGTGTAAATGTTGACCTATACAAATATAAGCATTAATCTCACAGACCTCACTGATTACCTGGAATAACAGCAAtcttacatttcttttaaaaggataTGTACTCTGCAACATTACAAAAATTGTCCAGGAATGGGTTGACAGgtcaatattattttatgtatcatatacactgatcagccataacatcaAAACCACTGGCCGGTGAAGTAAATTACAGCGATTATCTTGTTAAAAGGGGTCCTCCCCGGGTTGTTGAAGTGGATGTGGGCAGACGGGCAAGCATACAAGTgattgacaaattgtgatggaaAGATGATGCCAGAGTATCCCCGAAATTAGCActtgtggaaaataaaatcaatcatgCTTGTGTGTAGTGATGGCTAGTTTGGCTGATTCAAACGCACATCGACTGAAACTCAAATTGATTAAAAGGTTACAGATGGCTACAATAGAAATCACAACACTTGTATAGTgctgtgtatagtgtacagcCCTGGGTAGCTAAAATATGTGCGAGCATCAGAACTAGACAATAGACTTATTGGAAAAAGGTGGTCTGATCTGATGAATGAAGAATTTTTTAACATTAGGTGATTGGGCGATCAGGCATCTGTGGAACGCgctggacaaacaagtctgGTCCACGGAGACCCCACCTTGCAAGTTAAAGAATGTAAAAGACCTTCTAACATCctggtgccagataccacaacacacctttagGTCTTGGAGTCACTGTCTTGATGAGGCTTAAGGCACACTATTAAGCATGTTATGGCTGGTCAGTATATGTAAGGGTATAACACAATAGGGTATGCTGTTTCTGgcaataaaatatcaaatctactcataaaaaagtaaaaatgtaaaagatttaaaggtaacaaatatttttgttttttgaatgcCATCGCACACTGACTGAAATATAAGATGTAATAAATAGAGAAGATAGGGTGTGCAACCTTAATGCATTGACTGTATTACCACTCAGTCATTTAGGTCTTTTTTTGTCTCCATGTCTCCTGCGGAAACTGTCTTTTCAGGTACTCTATTGGGCAGAAGGAAAATATTAGGCATAAGACATTGGTGTAAGAATGTTAAGTAACTTTGGGGAGATAAGGTACCTGGGAATTAAAGAGTAATTCTGGATATGTGAGCCAATAATATACAGGATGCTTAGCACACAAGAGATCCAGAAGGCCACTAGCGCAAGACAGCAGAGAACGCAAAGCAAGATGACTCCTCCAATAGTCAGCAGGAATACTGTAGAGAAAATATGGACAGTAAAGTAATGTGAGCAGTAAGTGAGAACTGGTCCACTAAAACAACATCCTGTCTAAGGGTTTATTTGCACTCTTGGACGCATCCCTTACTTTCAACAAAGATGCTATACGCCGTAATAGTGATGAGTGTAACAACAGCAAACGCAAGGAAAAGCCCAACAGGTACTGAGGCTGTTACCGCAAAGACCAGCAGCACCAGTGTGATGAAGGGGTGGTCACTCAGATACTTTCCCGCATTGCTGTTCAAGAAGACAGCGATCTAGAAAAAGGATGAGAAACTTAAATCATTCTTTATTATAACAATGGTTGCAAAGGTCGTCTTTTGTACAtacatttcacaaaatattaaatagaaaGGGGTTCCAATTgttaagtttatatttattagctGTTAAGGAgacattttatgtttaaaaatatagtttagaaacttttttttgcatggtcATATTGGTCTATTTTCATTATTGCCGGTTGGTTATTTAATGACTACTGATAACTGTGCACATGAGATGTAGCTCTTGCTTTTTTGTCTTTAGTGCCAACAAAAATGGATTTAATTGTACTCGAACTAATACCTCAGAACTGCTCCATCTGGGTCTTTTCTGTGTTTCTACTCTAGACATTTGGGTCTTTTCTGGGTTTCTACTCTAATTTGCCTCGAAATGTGAACAAATCTAAGAACGGTGTCCTATGATAAACCAGTGTCCCATCTAGGGGGTATTCCCAGTTTTGTctcagatgaatgaatgaaaaaactaATGAACACCTGTATCACTACAAGGCAGCATGTCTGACTTGTTGAATGGGACAAAATTCCCCTTAatgcatatataattttattaaaactttataCCTTGGATTCCCATTTGAAGTCCTCCATTAAACCTCACATTTTAATGGAACGCCTTCAGCAGCAGCACTTCATTTCCTTTGGAAAGATTTGTAAAGGATttacagttaaaaaataaatgcatattatatatatcttttatatatatatatatatatatatatatatatatatatatatatatatatatatatatatatatatttaatgtttcagTATCGAACCTGAGCTCCTTCTGAAGTAGCATTAGCGACCAAAAAGTTCAGTATGAGTAGGAAGCGCTTGAAGAAAATATGGATTAAACACTTTCCTTGTAGTCTGTTTTAAGGTCTACGGTTAATAGTTTTAGTCTTCAAATTTATTCATTATGCTAAAAATGTTGTATAGATAAACTGTGCAGCAACAGCAGTTATATTTAACAGTGGTAATAATGTCGAGTCCTTCCTGACTTTCTTCATTGCGCCCTcgacaacaacaacacagtCAGTCTgacaagcacaccaacaccctcACAGTAAACAGAATGTAAAAGAAAGTAATACAGATACCTGCTCATATGAAAAACCCAATTtctttaactttaaaaaaaggtttaaataaaatggccAGGTTTTCAAAAGTAAGAATTTAGTCGTGTTTTCTAAAACAAGCCACCCGTATTTAGAACgacgcctcctcctcctccgccaCCATGAAGTCGTCCATCGATTGGacgtagagaaagaaaaagacaatgaAATTGGAGAACAAAATAACCAAGAAAAACTCTAATACATTTCTCACCAATCCTTTAATTAATGCATgtattagtgttagtgttaactcatactagttctctaaacacaCTATGTTTTCTGTTCAGTATCTACATGATCTTCACAATGTGAGGTACACGGAATGTCTTTGTCTGGGTTTACACTTCTCTGGTTACcatgtcttcttacccaatcaagaacagttttagctcaggtcttttttcagtgtgtatatatacttgtctgtaatctgcattaaactgaagaacATATTCGCCATTCTGTGTGTTGTGCGATTCTTCCCTAATATGAAAACACACCACGGGCATCGTAGAAATCGTACAAATCTGCGACTCGTTCATTAATGGACAGAAATTGTGTTAACTTATAATAACTTCTACAAGCAAATAAAGAtgctttaaaatacatttttaatttgtacgGACCCATCCCGGGTTATTATGTTTCAAAGTACTTGTTTCATAGTCTTTGCTTGACGGCCACTCAAACATCCAATCAATGGGCAGCTTTTAGGAAATACTGACCAATCAAAGTGTCAGAATCGCAGAGGGCGGGTTTGGTGGAACGACGGgtagggaaaaaaatacattcgcTGCCGGGTTCagtgtatgaataaaatatatatattttaagaaaagaCACCACCTAGAGGTCAATCCGGAACATTTCATGTGTTCAGGAAAACTTTGATTACATTAAAGTAGGAAGTGGCCTTGATTTTGATCAATAATTTAAACTTATAtaccaattaaaaataaaatcactgaatttatttcaaaacattaCTCTACTGATGCAATAATGTGGAACATAAACTATAATTGAAGAACATAGCTTGcgtttttttgtgatttcacttttttttttgctgaacaaAACTGATGCTTTTCTAACCACAGCAATTATTCGATATGATCCGAAAATGGTTCTTCTACATTAGGATTGTGTAAAAGTCAATGCATTTCAGGAGATTTGGCTTTACTTCCTGTTACAAAACCTTAATGTGTTTGTAGGTCTTAACTAAGACTGTTAAAGCAGAATTAGGATAAAAAATACCACCACATTAACCATATACATGAACACCCTCTCCCCTCccatgtatacatatataaggatactactactactactactgctaataataataataataataataataataataataataataataataatacaacggTAATACCGTATTAATTACCGCATTTTTGTAATTTGCTATTTTTACTCTCATTCTTGTTGAATGATTCGGATAATGATTattgttgattgattgattgattgattggtatctttgatgatgattatgatgatggttaATGGGCTTATTATTGGTATgtttgatgatgattattagtgttcatattattataattatttttatttttattattattattattagtagtagtagtagtattgtcGTTGATAATCATGGCTGTTGTTcgtataatgatgatgatgatgatagttaattattattattattattattattattatttgtactattattattaatattgctattattataattattattagtactaTATGTCCTTCGTGAACGCTGGGAACTGAATCCCGAAGAGCGCACTGTGAGGGCGTGACGTCACCGGCGATGGTGTGGTCAGCTGTTGTGAGCCGAGACCACGGGGAGGAAAAGCAGATATTCCACGTAACGGCCCGAGCGGCGGTGACTTCCCGGCAAAGCCCGTGGAGATTTCGTGATTTTTACTGTGCCACGTTGACCTCCACGGAGACAGCAAAGAAGCTGGtcgctgagaaaaaaaaaacaagcaatagAGATCGGCTTTGTTTTGCGCCAGGAAGGGAAAGAAAATGGAGCTGGAGGACGGAATGGTGTACCAGGACGACCCGGGCACGTCGGCGATCATGTCGGAGCGCGTGTCGGGCCTGGCCAGCTCCATCTACCGCGAGTTTGAGCGCCTCATCGGCAAATACGACGAGGACGTGGTTAAGGAGCTGATGCCGCTCGTCGTGGCCGTGCTCGAGAACCTGGACTCGGTGTTCGCTGAGAATCAGGAGCACGAAGTGGAACTGGAACTGCTTAAAGAGGACAACGAGCAGCTCATCACGCAGTACGAGCGCGAGAAGGCGCTCAGGAAGCACGCCGAGGAGGTGAGCCTTGTCCGGCGATGCTCTCCGAGAGATCAGCGTCCTTTGTTTTGCTTTGCCACATCTGCCACTTGCTCCGTGCACGTGCGCGCGTGTctgcttgtgtatgtgtgtgtctgtgtgtgttgagcTTTTATCAACAAAACTCCAGTGATTCCTGACATCCACATTAATGGAAATGTTCTCAGGCCTTTCACAGAACGGAAGTTGGACGCGTTTTTTTCTTGTAGAATACATGCTTTGTTTACAAgcccttattattatttatcccTGTGCTGCACATGGTCTAGAGGCGCGATCAGAGTCTAATAATGGGCTAGGAATCGATTGGTAAACAGGAATAACGTGGTGACACAAGGCAGCTGTTACTACTTTGAGATAAAAATACATTCTGTTCCCTCATGCTGTCAGAAGGCACAGCTtgaggaagacagacagacagacagacaggcagacagagtcTCTGTGACTGAGCAGTGTCTGGCTAGGCCACTAAACATTCTGAAATGCATCACTTTATTTGCGCTTACATTTCCCATCCAGTTTGAATTCCAATGTTCTTACTGGTAAAGACATTACATCTTTTGACCAGTGCCACAATCCTGAACATAGTTGTGAATTTAGCATTGATAAAATAAACTCACTCTCCACTGTCCATTCATCTTCAAACATTAAGTCAGAATCATCATTTCACTAATGAACCATAAGGGTGAATAAAATGATCAATCGCCAGTAGTCTGAAAATCCCCCCTTTACTAAAAGTTGGTTTAAGTTTAAAAACTGGAGTCTCTGAACACCATTAAATACCTTCAGTAATTTTTAGCTGCTGATTTGAGCCGTGATGACACCTGGTCTACAGAGTTCTTATGTCATCACGGGTTAAAGTTGGGGTGTCCAAACATGATTTGGAATATTTGGATTTGGGTAGCTGTCAATAAATCTGTCCCATCTTGTCTACGTGGCTCCCAATTATCAGTAAACcggagaaaaaataataatcttaaataATACAGCCAATCCTTTTGTCTTTCATGGTTCAGAGTTTCTAGCTTGGGTGGGAAATGTGTAcatacagtcatgtgaaaatAAAGTACACCCTCTATGAATTCTCTGGTTTTGTGTATCAGagcataataaaaaattatctaGTTCTTGTCTGGTCTTAGGATGAGGTAAATACAATCCCAGATAAACACCACCACATGACATTACacaatcttattattattatttatttatattttttatacaaaaatcaaGCTAAAATGGAAAACCCATGTGTGAAAAGCTAAGTACACCTGTACTGCTTCAATAGTACTGCTGAGTGAACTGCTACTGAACTGCTCATCAGCAAGTGTGACCACTACTATAAAAGCCAAAGTTATGGTACTTTGCTGGTCTGGAGCTTTCAGGCGTGGGTAAACACAACGCCAAGTTGGCTTTAGCAATGATCTTTGAGGAGCAATTGTTGCTTCCCATTTATCTGGGAAGGATTATAAAgccattttcaaaacaatttcaaaTCCATTACTTTACAGTGAGGCAGATTATtcacaagtggaaaacatttAAGAAAGTTGCCAATTTTCTGAGGAGTGGATATCCCAGCAAATTCACCCCAAAGCCAGACTGTGCAATGCTCAGACAAACTGCAACACGTTCCAAGAGTTAAATCTCAGACTCTATGGGcaataaactgttaaaaaaagtatatcaataaaactgttaaaaaagagagagacccACTATTCCTTCACATCGATGCGAGTGAATGATACATACAGTCATACAGAATTACTTACATGGTTACTTAATTATTGCTGCTGAATGTGGTTTTACAAGTTATTTAATCATAaggtgtaataataataaaaaaagacaatgtaATATCTAATGTGTTGTTCATCTGAGACTAATTGTGTTAACTTAATTCTAAAACCCAATAGTACTATATGATTTTTATCATGTCTTTTACTGAATGTACTAAATTACTGAATGTACTGTTAAAGGGAAACAGTAATATTTGCCTATTTTAATAGTGGGAAGTTTTTTAAGAGCTTTAAAAAAAGTCTGCACTTTCAGTTAAAATTGTATATCACCTcccaaaattatattttattgattgattgattcatgTCAAGTTGCTGCTTGATCTTGCAATGGGTTAGTGTGGATCTGGAGAAGGTTTTGGTAACACTGGGCACAAGGTGGGAAAGGTTATCCTGGATTGGCACACTCACACTTACGAGCAATTTAGCATGTCCAATCCACATGTTtataaaagagagaggaaaccagagaaccttaAGGAAACCTACATGAACATGGGGAGAACATGTAAATCTGCAAATAGACAGTTATTAATTGAACAGTGACCCTGGAGATATGAGGCAAAAATGCTATCTGCTGTGTCACTGCCCTGAGATACAGAAAGCTAGCAGAATGTATACCAAAAATCTATTGTCTGGAAATGTTTTAACAAAAAAGCAAACCAATCTTTGTTCACTTTATGGTGTCATTTCAAAGAAACTAATTTCCACTGTCTTCCAGTTGTATGTGCTATGTGCTACAGTCTTCACTTCCTTCTTTTAGCTGCTGGCTTTTTGGCAGAATTAGTGTCCATGTGTCTGCTCGACTTGAAGTCATGCCTTAGCAAAGTAGCAGTTCTACACGGGACATGATTTAGTATTACATCACATGAATCAGgctaaactcttttttttttaaattatagtaCCGAATAGAATTGTATGATTTTAAAGTaccattaattaattcattaattaattaattaattcattcattcctgTTTTTTCTATGAGAGTTCTTATATCAGACTGAAGCAAATTTAATATGATTAATATGAActgaataatatgaataataagtTCTCCAAGTGTTTTCTTATTACAGCACAAGATTACTGAGAGGAAATATTGCTTATACATCAAACGCAGATTGTGGAAAGAAAATCATGTTGTCTGGTTTAGCTAGACGTTTTTGTTGAGGCACAATTTATTTTTGGGTTTTAGTAGGGTGAGCATTAGGCAATACAACAAATTCATATAACTGTTGTACAGTGACTAAAATCTGTCAGTAATTTTTTTGCTCTTATTAATTGCctaatatataatttgtttaacattaggtataaatagaaaaaaaacttttcacatttttatacatgAACGAGGTACTAGTTTTCAAACGTTTCATAAGAAAATGAACAGCTTCTGTCATTATGCAGGGATGATGCAATCacttttgtataaataagagCACAATGTAACTTCCTTCCTGTAGTGAGTCTGTCGTGGGATATTCAGGCTTTCTACaatctgtacttttattttgCTGGCTGTGTAATGTAGGTAACTTACTGAAACTCTGTACTATTTTATGCCTGATTTTTCCAAAGAGAGCCACATAGTTGAGATTTCGGTTTGGGCAGTCCAAGCTGACATGGCCACACTGCTCTGTACATGAGCAGCTTGAGTGAGTCAGCACTCTGAATGTCTTTATTGTGTCACTCTTTCCAGCTTCATTCATTCCCAATCAAGCAGAGTCATACAGAAAATCTTAGTAGAGTAGTAGAAGGCGGGATTCTTTTTCAAACATAACTCAGCATGACTATTACGGATTGGGATCTTTCTAACTGTTACTAGATGGACATATTTGGAAGAAGTGACATATGTTAGATCAAAAAAAGtcatcacatttaaaaataaaaatagatttatttattactatttatttagcTAGCATGAGAACAGCATCCATGGGTTGAAGAAAATGAAACTATAATGGATATGTAACtgaggggaaaataaataatacactttCTTTAGATAGTTCTCTGACCAAATAAAAGGCTCAGTGTAGTTTGTTAGTGATCCCGATGGGAGTGATCCATTCAAGGATGACCACACCCACATCAACAATGTTTGATTAGTATGATCATATCTACTATTGCTTTTACAGTCACAGTCAGACCTCAACTCACTTGCATTCCAATGCAAGATTTTGCATTGCATAAAATTCTGTAAGCGAATGCCCGTTAGTAGCAAGAACAAAACTTTGAAATGGAACAATAGCCCCCTAGAAAATTGTTAAATGACTTATATGTGACGTTGGTTGTATGCAACAGTACATATACACATTCATCAGGGtagaaatgtgtatgtgtgaaaatGACAAGGCACATATCTTACATGTAATGATAATTTCCCACATTTGCAGTGTATAAAAGATAGGACAGCTAATAGACACACTTAGTAGTGGTCTGAAAAGGTCTTTGAAAACTCCTTAAAACCAAATTTCTAGTAAGGTTTTACAAAGcctttataattatattgttgTCACATGGAAACCATTCGGCAATCACTGCAGCAAAAGCCAATAATTTTCCTCACAGCCTGTCTTGCTTATAATTAGGACAAAATAATAGTGTGATCTTTTGGGGAAATGAAGGGGTTGAGTTTTCTTGAGGTTAAAAAACCTCCAACGCATGTTAACCAGCTCGGCAGTGGGGCTTCTGTTTAATACAATTTGAGTTTCCTGcatgaaattattaaaaatgtgtgtaagattGGTGACAGTTCTGCCTGAAAAAATGAGCATGAACATAAATTAATTAGGACAGCCAACCTTAATTGCATGCATCAATATTCAGGTCATGGGCATAACTCCCTAAAGACTGCATAAACAGTCATGCTTGAACCTTGAAGTAGATTTTCCTTATATGATATCAGCCCTAGCATGGAGCACCAGTTCCTGGAGTTTTGGGAACGGAATGTTGTCCCAAAACTCTCTAGGTAGAAATGGCATTGTTGGTAACATAGTATAGAAAAATTTACTCAAAATGGCAACAAAAGTTTAAACCAAATGCAAGAAAAAGTTGAGACAGGATATGTTAACCACGTGGCAtccctttttcttttaacaacagtttttttttacatcagggAACTAAGGAGACCAGTGGCTGGAGTTGTGGGAGAAGAATGTTGTCCAATTTGTGTTGATACAGGATTCTACTTGCCCAATAGACCTGGGTGTtctttatcatattttttatgcATGATGTCAAATATTTTCGGTTGGTGAATGTTTTGGACTGCAGGCAGTTCAGTCCAGCGCTCAGACGCTCCTACTACGAAGCCATGTTGTTTTGATAGATACATCATGcggtttagcattgtcttgctgaaatatgcaaggcctttccTGATGGATGAAAGTATATTTTGCTTTTCAACCTGAGAGTTGCTGATAAGCCAGATGTTCACTCTCCTTTAACATATATTTGTGAATGACATAGCGAattgtgttcacagacaatgatttgtGGAGGTGTTACTGAGTCCATGAAGTGATGTCCACTACTGAATCATGGTGTTGTAAAGCGAAACCCATATTTACTTCTGAGGGACCAAACATCACAGGCTGTTAGTATTGATTTTTACTCTTGTCT
Coding sequences within:
- the kdelr2a gene encoding ER lumen protein-retaining receptor 2 produces the protein MNIFRLTGDLSHLAAIIILLLKIWKSRSCAGISGKSQILFALVFTTRYLDLLTSFISLYNTCMKIIYVGCAYATVYLIYMKFKATYDGNHDTFRVEFLVVPVGGLAFLVNHDFSPLEILWTFSIYLESVAILPQLFLISKTGEAETITTHYLFCLGVYRALYLFNWIWRFYFEGFFDMIAIVAGVVQTILYCDFFYLYVTKVLKGKKLSLPA
- the LOC124397123 gene encoding lipid droplet assembly factor 1-A-like yields the protein MEDFKWESKIAVFLNSNAGKYLSDHPFITLVLLVFAVTASVPVGLFLAFAVVTLITITAYSIFVEIFLLTIGGVILLCVLCCLALVAFWISCVLSILYIIGSHIQNYSLIPRVPEKTVSAGDMETKKDLND